A region from the Gossypium hirsutum isolate 1008001.06 chromosome A08, Gossypium_hirsutum_v2.1, whole genome shotgun sequence genome encodes:
- the LOC107953764 gene encoding late embryogenesis abundant protein D-34-like: protein MCHSGSHLVARYGARLPPAPPLVNSTSKRHLHYLKPVTLNSTRMPSLKPSTVTAFSHEFHTKEMSQGQPIKPQADQLSNQEGIKYGDVFDVTSGLASKTIAPRDVAIMLEAETEVLRKPLDTGANAVMYSAATANLRVGVVGPDESNEMVEREDVAVSKSTDAQGKLVVNEAIADHMVCECQYNPYDLRGITLSPSPSPSPTIINVQWTAPSLSPAAAPTTGDVVDQSGIAIREALEATILSVGDKPVEQGDAATIRVAKARAASSRNST from the exons ATGTGTCACTCTGGTTCGCATCTGGTAGCTAGATATGGAGCCCGACTACCACCCGCACCACCCCTTGTCAACTCGACCTCCAAACGTCACCTTCACTATCTAAAACCTGTAACACTTAATTCAACTCGAATGCCATCTCTTAAACCTTCCACAGTTACTGCTTTTTCTCACGAATTCCACACAAAAGAAATGAGCCAGGGACAGCCCATAAAGCCCCAAGCCGACCAACTTTCCAACCAGGAAGGTATCAAGTATGGTGATGTTTTTGATGTTACAAGCGGATTGGCATCTAAAACTATTGCACCACGAGATGTAGCTATTATGCTCGAGGCAGAGACTGAAGTGCTGAGAAAGCCACTGGATACCGGAGCTAATGCTGTCATGTATTCTGCAGCTACTGCCAACCTAAGAGTCGGTGTTGTTGGTCCCGATGAGAGCAACGAAATGGTCGAAAGAGAAGACGTAGCTGTATCTAAATCAACAGATGCCCAAGGGAAACTTGTTGTCAACGAAGCTATTGCTGACCAT ATGGTATGTGAGTGTCAGTATAATCCATATGATTTGCGAGGAATTACCCTTTCTCCATCTCCATCTCCATCTCCAACGATAATAAATGTTCAATGGACAGCTCCATCTCTGTCCCCGGCTGCGGCTCCCACCACGGGTGATGTTGTTGATCAAAGTGGCATCGCCATTAGAGAAGCTTTGGAGGCAACAATCCTCTCTGTTGGTGACAAACCGGTTGAACAAGGTGATGCCGCTACAATACGAGTGGCTAAAGCGAGGGCTGCTAGCAGCAGGAACTCAACATAG